The Kosakonia sp. SMBL-WEM22 sequence GCTGACGCGGTTCGTCGCTCCCGTTTTGAAGAGATGGCGGCAGAAGGCGTGAAATACCTTGATGAAAACCGCGAGCGCGAAGGCGTTAACAGCACCGAATCCGGCCTGCAATTTCGCGTGATCACCCAGGGTGAAGGCGCTATCCCGGCGCGCACCGATCGCGTACGCGTCCACTACACCGGTAAGCTGATCGACGGTACCGTGTTCGACAGCTCCGTTGCGCGCGGCGAACCGGCTGAATTCCCGGTTAACGGCGTGATCGCTGGCTGGATCGAAGCCCTGACGCTGATGCCGGTTGGCTCCAAATGGGAACTGACCATTCCGCACAACCTCGCTTACGGCGAGCGCGGCGCTGGCGCATCCATCCCGCCATTCAGCACGCTGGTGTTTGAAGTGGAACTGCTGGAAATTCTGTAAGTTTCGGCGAGAAGCCCTCACTTTTAATAGAAGGGAGGGTTTTTAACTTCGCAGATCGTTGGTAAACAGAACTATTAGCAATATATTATCTTGCAAAGCGCACAATCAGGTGTATTTTTGTGAGCTGTTTCGCATTTGCCAGGTGATATAACACTCACTTTAAACAAATATTTAACATTCAATTTAATTCAGAGTATTCATCCCGCCGATTCTTACCTAATATCGATGCGTCCATTAAGGACGAAGCAGACACGTAAAGGCCAGCAGAGCCCCACAACACAGACAGGAAACTAACATGGTAGATCAAGTTAAAGCCGATGCCGATAATCCGGCTCCGGCTGAACAGTCGCTACGGCGTAATCTTACGAACCGGCATATTCAGCTAATTGCTATTGGCGGTGCCATTGGTACCGGTTTATTTATGGGTTCCGGCAAAACAATTAGCCTCGCCGGTCCGTCAATCATCTTCGTTTATATGATCATCGGCTTTATGCTGTTTTTCGTTATGCGTGCGATGGGCGAATTACTGCTTTCCAACCTCGAATATAAATCATTTAGCGACTTCGCCGCCGACCTGCTCGGGCCGTGGGCGGGGTACTTTACCGGCTGGACTTACTGGTTTTGTTGGGTCGTCACCGGCATGGCGGATGTGGTCGCCATTACTGCTTATGCACAATTCTGGTACCCCGGCCTTGCCGACTGGATCGCCGCGCTGGCGGTGGTCGTTGTGCTACTGAGCCTCAACCTCGCCACGGTTAAGATGTTCGGCGAGATGGAGTTCTGGTTCGCGATGATCAAAATCGTCGCCATTGTGGCATTGATTGTCGTGGGCGTCGGCATGGTACTGATGCATTTTAAATCGCCGACCGGCGTCGAGGCGTCGTTCAGCCATCTGTGGAATGAAGGCGGCTGGTTCCCGAAAGGTATCAGCGGCTTCTTTGCGGGCTTCCAGATTGCGGTCTTTGCCTTTGTTGGTATCGAACTGGTCGGTACAACCGCGGCAGAGACAAAAGATCCGGAGAAATCCTTGCCGCGCGCCATCAACTCGATTCCGATTCGTATCATCATGTTCTACGTCTTCGCGCTGATTGTGATTATGTCGGTCACGCCGTGGAGCTCCGTGGTTGCCGATAAGAGCCCGTTTGTTGAGCTGTTCGTACTGGTCGGCATTCCGGCGGCGGCGAGCATCATCAACTTTGTGGTGCTGACCTCAGCAGCCTCTTCCGCCAACAGCGGCGTCTTCTCCACCAGCCGCATGCTGTTTGGCCTCGCGCAGGATGGCGTGGCCCCGAAAGCGTTCGCCAAGCTCTCTAAACGTGCGGTACCGGCGAAAGGGCTGACTTTCTCCTGCATCTGCCTGCTGGGCGGTGTGGTAATGCTCTATGTCAACCCGAGTGCGATTGCCGCGTTCACCATGATCACCACCGTATCAGCGATCCTGTTTATGTTCGTCTGGACCATCATTCTCTGCTCCTATCTGGTCTACCGTAAACAGCGTCCGCAGCTGCACGAAAAATCGATCTACAAAATGCCACTTGGCAAAGTGATGTGCTGGGTCTGCATGGCCTTCTTCCTGTTTGTGCTGGTGCTGCTGACGCTTGAAGCAGACACCCGCCAGGCGCTGATCGTCACGCCGCTGTGGTTCGTGGTGCTGGGTGCCGGCTGGCTCTTTGCCGGTAAAAAGCGCATTGCCAACCGCAAGCCATAAAAAAAGAGCCGCGAGGCGGCTCTAAACTTCCATATCAAGGACGCTCTCGGGCGTCTTTTTATTTTTCACCTGCGAGGGCACGCGGGAAAAGATTGTTATTTTCCAGGCTGATGTGTTCCATCAAATCATCAATCAGCGTGTTGATACCGTTATACATCGCCTTCCAGGTGGTGCAGGCTTCCGGCGGCAGCGTCACATTCTGCGTGGTGTGCTTAATCACCTCCAGCAGCTCGCCCGCCTCATCATGCTCGCTCTCCATCACGCTGATCGGCCCCATCGCCTGCGCGCCCATCCCCTGTTTAATCATCGGGAAGAGGATCTGCTCCTCCTTCATCATGTGGCTGGAGAGCTCCTCATGCAGCATGGTGAGGTATTTGGTTAACCCGCGCGGCACATTCGGTTTATCGGCGTGGACGCGCTCCACTTTGCTGGCTTGCAGAATCAGCTCCGGCAGCTGCTCGCGGTGGCGATCGTGGTAGCGCACAATGATGTGGTCGATGATCTCTGCCAGCGGTGCCGTGCGCCACTCTTTATCGAGAGGTTGTTCAGCCAGCTTCGCCAGTTCGGCCTCAATGGCATCGATATCGAGTGCTTTACGCGCCGCCGAGCGGCCCAGCGTCTGCTTACCGCCGCAGCAGTAATCCATATCATATTTACGAAACAGAGCAGAGGCGCGCGGGATGGAAAGCGCCAGCTCGCCCAGGGGTTGATCGCGGAAAGCCATAGCAGTTACCTCAATGTTGAGTCTTTAAGATGTATTTTAAATGCATCTTTACGGCGATGATATACCTCTTACGGGGAACGCGGTTCCCTTATTCCTTTATTACGCGAAAAACAGTGATGCGCATCACAAAAAATATTTCGAAATTAACACATTGAATACAATTACTTTTTCTGGAAAGTTTTGGATAGGGCAATTTATTGACATTAAACAACTTTTCATCGCTGCCGATAGTCTCTCTTCTGACAATACTCTGTACGCGATAAAGGCCGACGATGTTCAAACGTATCAAAGTTATAACTTTATTAATCATGGTTTTAGTTGTGCTTGGCGCACTTCAGCTGATCTCAGCTGGCGTTTTCATTAGTGCGCTAAACAATGACAAGCACAACTTCAATGTTTCCCAGGTCTCGAGCCAGAACGTATCCGAATTTACCGATGCGTGGATCAGCCTCAACCAGGCACGTGTCACTCTGAACCGCGGCATGTTGCGTTTACAGAGCAGCACCGCTAGCCAGATTAATGGCGGGCAGCTGAGTGAGCTGGTGCAAAACGCCACCAACCTGCTCAACCAGGCGCAGCAGCATTACGATGTTTACTACAAACTGCCGCAAACACCGGGTATGGATGAAGCGCTCTCTGACGAGCTGGAGAAGCAGTACACCACCTATCATGCGACGCTGACTGAGATGAACCGCCTACTGCTCGCTGGTAAGCTGGAAGATATGTTCCGTCAGAATGCGCAGAAAAAACAGGAAGCGATGGAGAAGAGCTATCGCGCCTGGCGCGCAGAGCAGGCAAAACTTGCCAGCGAAGGCGTGAAACAGAACGAACATGACTACATCCGCATTCTCTGGATCCTGGCGGCAGTGATGGTTGTTGTACTGGGTGTTATCGCCATGAGCTGGGTTGCCATGCAGCGTGTGCTGCTGAAGCCGCTGCATGAAGTGATGGGCCACATTCGCCAAATCGCTACCGGTGATTTGACCCATGCGATCCATGCCGAAGGTTCCAACGAGATGGCGCGCCTGGCGCAGAACGTGCAGGAGATGCAGCAGGCTCTGGTAAAAACCGTCAGCGTGGTGCGCGATGGCGCAGATACGATCTATACCGGTGCCGGTGAAATCTCTATCGGTAACAACGATCTCTCCTCGCGTACCGAGCAGCAAGCGGCCTCGCTGGAAGAGACCGCAGCCAGCATGGAGCAGCTGACCGCGACGGTGAAACAGAACGCCGACAACGCCCGTCAGGCAACGCAGCTGGCGCTTAACGCTTCCGGTACTGCGAAGAAAGGCGGTGAAGTGGTAGATGGTGTGGTGCGTACAATGGACGAGATCGCCGCCAGCTCCAGCAAAATCGCCCAGATTACCAACGTGATCGACGGTATTGCCTTCCAGACCAATATCCTCGCGCTGAACGCCGCGGTAGAAGCTGCCCGCGCCGGTGAACAGGGCCGTGGTTTTGCCGTAGTAGCAGGTGAGGTGCGTACGCTGGCACAGCGCAGCGCGCAGGCCGCGAAAGAGATCAAAGGGCTGATTGATGACTCCGGTAACCGCGTAAGCGCCGGTTCAGCGCTGGTTCACGAAGCGGGTGAAACCATGGCTGAGATCGTCAGCGCGGTAACGCGTGTGACGGATATCATGGGCGAAATCTCCTCTGCGTCTGATGAGCAGAGCCGTGGTATCGACCAGGTTGGCCAGGCTGTTGCCGAGATGGATCGCGTGACCCAGCAGAACGCCTCGCTGGTGCAGGAGTCCGCCGCTGCGGCCGCTGCGCTGGAAGAGCAGGCCGCTCGCCTGACCGAAACCGTTGCGGTGTTCAAAGTGAACCGCGGCCGTGACGTTCAGCGCCCTGCGTTGCGCTCGCCGGTTGCGATGGCGAAGACGCCGGCTGCGGCCAGCGTGAACGAAGCCAACTGGGAAACCTTCTGATGAAAACCCGGCGTAAGCCGGGTTTTTTTATGGCTGCTCAAGCTGAGTGATGTGGGCTTTTTGCGGTTTCGACGCGACGGCCATCACCACGCCGCCAATCAGCAGGGTAATGCCGAGCAGGGTTAAGAACGGCGGCAGGCTCTGGCGCAGCAGAAAGGTGTAGAGCAGCCCGGCAAGGGTTTCAAAGACGATCAGCGGGCCGACAATCACCGTCGGCAGGCGCTGGCAGGCAATGTTCCAGCACAGCGCGCCCACCCACGAGCAGAGCACCGCAATGATGAACATCAGGCCGATAAACAGCAGCGGGCGCGGGCCGAAGGGGAGCGCGAAGTCGGGCTGCTGAACGTCAAGCCACAGACACGCCGCAACATAGCCTACCAGGGACAACGGCAGCGTCACCAGCGCCTGCGCCGTTGCCCACATCATCGGGTTCTTATCCGGGTTTTCCCGCAGCCAGCGCGCGTTTCGTAGCGCATACCACGCCCAGCATGCCACCGCAATAAAGGCCAGCGCAATGCCTGAACCATACCGGCTCCAGCTGAAATCCGGAATGCCCTGGCGCAATTCGGCAATATTCACACACCCCAGCCCAACGGCGATAGCGATCAGCGCTGGCAACAGCCGTCCCCACGCCAGCTTGCCGTCACGCTGGCTGTAGAGCAGGTTGGCGCATACCGGGATCACCACCGGCAGCGTGGCGATGATCATTGTCGACACCGGGCCGCCGGTGCGCTGAATGGCGCTGGCAAGGCAGACGTAGTAGATCAGATTACCCATCAAGGTGAGCCACAGCGCCGTCCACCAATCGCTTCGCGTTAACTGGCGCAGACGCGCGCGCCCGAGCCATGCTAACGGCAGCGCAATCAGCCCCAGCGCCAGGTAGCGCCCCGTCGATTGCAGGGCGGCCGGGTAGTCCGGCACGATCAGCGGCCCGACAAAAATCAGTCCCCAAAACAGCCCGGCGAGTAAGGCATACAACACACCACTTACCATCTCTTCACCTCTTTTATCTGGTTCACGCCAGTGTAGGGGAGCAGGGCGGGGGCGTATTGTAGGAGATTGCGCATTATCGGCGCGCAACCTGCTTTTGATAGCGTACCGGGGTAATGCCGTAGCGCAGGGTAAAAGCGCGGGTGAGATGGGATTGATCAGTCAGGCCCGTTAAAGCGGCGACATCGGCCGCAGGCATCCCCTGGGTGAGAAAATGCTTGGCGCGCCACAGGCGGATCGCCATCAGCATCTGGTGCGGCGTGACGTGAAAATGGGCTTTGAACTGGCGCTGGAAGTGATAGGGGCTGAGCGACGCGACGCTTGCCAGATCGTCGAGTGTCAGGCTGCGCATATAGTTGTCATGTAGGTAATCGCGTACCCGCTCAAAACGGTGTGCTCCCTCCCGACGCTGCGGCGCGTGCTGCGCCAGCGGGCGAAAGGTATCAATCAGGTCGAGCAGTACGCCCTGTTGCGCCAGCGGATCGTCGGTGTGCCAGAGGGCATAAATGTGGTTGCAGAGCTGGCGGGCGCGCAGCGGATCGAGCCGCGTGACATCGCGAAACCACCAGTGGCGCACACCGGTTACCTGCTCCAGCAGATCGGGCTCAAGATAGACCATACGATAGCGCCACCCCTCTTCACCTGCCGCTTCGCCGGTGTGGATCTCATCGGGGTTCATGGTGACGACCGCGTTGGTCGGGGCGACATGCTGCGTACCGCGATAGCGAAAGCGCTCGGCACCGGATTCAATCGCGCCAATGCCAAACGCTTCATGGGTATGTGGCTCAAAGGCGTAGCGGGAGATGTGCGCATGGTACAGCTCCACCCCCGGCAACTGCGCCAGGTGGCGAAACCGCGCGCGGTCGCGCTCATCTATAAACTGCTCAGGTACGCCTTCCACACTTCACCTCCCCCGGAACATGCTCTCTATTATTAGGGATGACCCGGTGGGAGGCTATAAAATTTAACCAATTATTAACGTTACATCAGATCATTAACGCTGTCGGCGATCGAGGTTGTCGGGCGACCAATCAGTTTGCTCAGGGTCTGGCTGTCGTCAAACAATCCGCCTTTCGAGGCTCCGATATCGGAGTCCGCCAGCATCTCTGCCAGCCCGTCCGGCAAACCTGCGCCTTTCAGCGCGGCGGCAAAATCCGCTTCGCTCAGGTTCTGGTAAACCACCTTCTTACCGCTGGCCTCGCTCAGCAGTGCAGCCAGTTCGTTCAGCGTCCAGCCGCTGTCGCCCGCCAGTTCGTAAACCTTGCCAGCGTGACCCTCTTCGCTAATGACACGCGCAGCCGCCGCGGCGTAATCGGCACGCGTTGCTGAGGCGATTTTGCCTTCGCCAGCAGCCCCGAGGAAGACGCCGTGCGCCAGCGCCGCCGGTGCGCTCGCGAGGTAGTTTTCGCTGTACCAGCCGTTACGTAGCAGGGCAAACGGGATGCCGGATTCGGCGAGCAGCTTTTCGGTCTCCACGTGTTCCACGTGCAGGCCTAGCGGCGAGGTATCCGCATGCAGCAGGCTGGTGTAGGCGATAAATTTCACCCCTGCGGCTTTCGCAGCATTGATCACATTGCGGTGCTGCGCGGCGCGCTGACCCACTTCGCTGCTGGAGATGAGCAGCAATTTTTCAACGCCCGCCAGTGCGTGCGTGAGGGCGGCCTGATCGTTGTAATCGCCCTGGCGAACAATAAGGCCTTGTTTTCTC is a genomic window containing:
- a CDS encoding DMT family transporter, which codes for MVSGVLYALLAGLFWGLIFVGPLIVPDYPAALQSTGRYLALGLIALPLAWLGRARLRQLTRSDWWTALWLTLMGNLIYYVCLASAIQRTGGPVSTMIIATLPVVIPVCANLLYSQRDGKLAWGRLLPALIAIAVGLGCVNIAELRQGIPDFSWSRYGSGIALAFIAVACWAWYALRNARWLRENPDKNPMMWATAQALVTLPLSLVGYVAACLWLDVQQPDFALPFGPRPLLFIGLMFIIAVLCSWVGALCWNIACQRLPTVIVGPLIVFETLAGLLYTFLLRQSLPPFLTLLGITLLIGGVVMAVASKPQKAHITQLEQP
- a CDS encoding methyl-accepting chemotaxis protein; translation: MFKRIKVITLLIMVLVVLGALQLISAGVFISALNNDKHNFNVSQVSSQNVSEFTDAWISLNQARVTLNRGMLRLQSSTASQINGGQLSELVQNATNLLNQAQQHYDVYYKLPQTPGMDEALSDELEKQYTTYHATLTEMNRLLLAGKLEDMFRQNAQKKQEAMEKSYRAWRAEQAKLASEGVKQNEHDYIRILWILAAVMVVVLGVIAMSWVAMQRVLLKPLHEVMGHIRQIATGDLTHAIHAEGSNEMARLAQNVQEMQQALVKTVSVVRDGADTIYTGAGEISIGNNDLSSRTEQQAASLEETAASMEQLTATVKQNADNARQATQLALNASGTAKKGGEVVDGVVRTMDEIAASSSKIAQITNVIDGIAFQTNILALNAAVEAARAGEQGRGFAVVAGEVRTLAQRSAQAAKEIKGLIDDSGNRVSAGSALVHEAGETMAEIVSAVTRVTDIMGEISSASDEQSRGIDQVGQAVAEMDRVTQQNASLVQESAAAAAALEEQAARLTETVAVFKVNRGRDVQRPALRSPVAMAKTPAAASVNEANWETF
- the ytfE gene encoding iron-sulfur cluster repair protein YtfE, which translates into the protein MAFRDQPLGELALSIPRASALFRKYDMDYCCGGKQTLGRSAARKALDIDAIEAELAKLAEQPLDKEWRTAPLAEIIDHIIVRYHDRHREQLPELILQASKVERVHADKPNVPRGLTKYLTMLHEELSSHMMKEEQILFPMIKQGMGAQAMGPISVMESEHDEAGELLEVIKHTTQNVTLPPEACTTWKAMYNGINTLIDDLMEHISLENNNLFPRALAGEK
- a CDS encoding AraC family transcriptional regulator, which translates into the protein MEGVPEQFIDERDRARFRHLAQLPGVELYHAHISRYAFEPHTHEAFGIGAIESGAERFRYRGTQHVAPTNAVVTMNPDEIHTGEAAGEEGWRYRMVYLEPDLLEQVTGVRHWWFRDVTRLDPLRARQLCNHIYALWHTDDPLAQQGVLLDLIDTFRPLAQHAPQRREGAHRFERVRDYLHDNYMRSLTLDDLASVASLSPYHFQRQFKAHFHVTPHQMLMAIRLWRAKHFLTQGMPAADVAALTGLTDQSHLTRAFTLRYGITPVRYQKQVARR
- the cycA gene encoding D-serine/D-alanine/glycine transporter; amino-acid sequence: MVDQVKADADNPAPAEQSLRRNLTNRHIQLIAIGGAIGTGLFMGSGKTISLAGPSIIFVYMIIGFMLFFVMRAMGELLLSNLEYKSFSDFAADLLGPWAGYFTGWTYWFCWVVTGMADVVAITAYAQFWYPGLADWIAALAVVVVLLSLNLATVKMFGEMEFWFAMIKIVAIVALIVVGVGMVLMHFKSPTGVEASFSHLWNEGGWFPKGISGFFAGFQIAVFAFVGIELVGTTAAETKDPEKSLPRAINSIPIRIIMFYVFALIVIMSVTPWSSVVADKSPFVELFVLVGIPAAASIINFVVLTSAASSANSGVFSTSRMLFGLAQDGVAPKAFAKLSKRAVPAKGLTFSCICLLGGVVMLYVNPSAIAAFTMITTVSAILFMFVWTIILCSYLVYRKQRPQLHEKSIYKMPLGKVMCWVCMAFFLFVLVLLTLEADTRQALIVTPLWFVVLGAGWLFAGKKRIANRKP
- the fklB gene encoding FKBP-type peptidyl-prolyl cis-trans isomerase, whose translation is MTTPTFDTIEAQASYGIGLQVGQQLSESGLEGLLPEALVAGIADALAGKQPAVPVDVVHRALREIHERADAVRRSRFEEMAAEGVKYLDENREREGVNSTESGLQFRVITQGEGAIPARTDRVRVHYTGKLIDGTVFDSSVARGEPAEFPVNGVIAGWIEALTLMPVGSKWELTIPHNLAYGERGAGASIPPFSTLVFEVELLEIL